In a single window of the Dreissena polymorpha isolate Duluth1 chromosome 3, UMN_Dpol_1.0, whole genome shotgun sequence genome:
- the LOC127875345 gene encoding ras-related protein Rab-13-like isoform X1 has product MISKRYDHLLRLLLVGETGVGKTCLLCRFSSDDFISSHISTIGIDFKMKMMDIDGQTVKVQVWDTAGQERFEAITKQFYRRAQGILLVFDISSRKSYESVPRWLKLIKENCKEHTVVTLIGNKTDKLETRQVTFLEAQTFADQNSINFYEVSAKDRNNVDKPFRDVCRAVLQHESLTEPERENTSITIDTQVQTEGSTQEGPGTSVVGSATSSQTQANWCCSIS; this is encoded by the exons ATGATTTCCAAGCGATATGACCATCTCCTACGGTTGCTCCTTGTTGGAGAGACAGGGGTTGGGAAGACGTGTTTGCTATGCAGGTTTTCTTCAGATGATTTCATCTCTTCACATATTTCGACAATAG GTATTGACTTCAAGATGAAGATGATGGATATTGATGGCCAGACTGTAAAGGTTCAAGTTTG GGACACTGCAGGCCAGGAGAGGTTTGAGGCAATAACCAAGCAGTTCTACCGACGTGCACAg GGTATTCTACTTGTATTTGACATTTCCAGTAGAAAATCATATGAATCTGTGCCAAGATGGTTAAAGTTGATAAAAGAG AACTGCAAGGAGCACACAGTGGTGACACTGATAGGGAACAAGACTGACAAGCTGGAAACCAGACAGGTGACATTCCTGGAGGCACAGACG TTTGCAGATCAAAACAGTATAAACTTTTATGAAGTCAGTGCAAAAGACAGAAATAATGTTGACAAG CCATTTCGAGATGTCTGTCGAGCAGTACTTCAGCACGAGTCTCTCACAGAACCGGAACGAGAGAATACGAGCATCACGATCGACACGCAGGTTCAGACAGAGGGCTCTACCCAAGAAGGACCAGGGACCAGTGTTGTTGGTAGCGCAACCTCTAGTCAAACGCAGGCAAACTGGTGTTGCTCCATATCTTAG
- the LOC127875345 gene encoding ras-related protein Rab-15-like isoform X2, with amino-acid sequence MISKRYDHLLRLLLVGETGVGKTCLLCRFSSDDFISSHISTIGIDFKMKMMDIDGQTVKVQVWDTAGQERFEAITKQFYRRAQNCKEHTVVTLIGNKTDKLETRQVTFLEAQTFADQNSINFYEVSAKDRNNVDKPFRDVCRAVLQHESLTEPERENTSITIDTQVQTEGSTQEGPGTSVVGSATSSQTQANWCCSIS; translated from the exons ATGATTTCCAAGCGATATGACCATCTCCTACGGTTGCTCCTTGTTGGAGAGACAGGGGTTGGGAAGACGTGTTTGCTATGCAGGTTTTCTTCAGATGATTTCATCTCTTCACATATTTCGACAATAG GTATTGACTTCAAGATGAAGATGATGGATATTGATGGCCAGACTGTAAAGGTTCAAGTTTG GGACACTGCAGGCCAGGAGAGGTTTGAGGCAATAACCAAGCAGTTCTACCGACGTGCACAg AACTGCAAGGAGCACACAGTGGTGACACTGATAGGGAACAAGACTGACAAGCTGGAAACCAGACAGGTGACATTCCTGGAGGCACAGACG TTTGCAGATCAAAACAGTATAAACTTTTATGAAGTCAGTGCAAAAGACAGAAATAATGTTGACAAG CCATTTCGAGATGTCTGTCGAGCAGTACTTCAGCACGAGTCTCTCACAGAACCGGAACGAGAGAATACGAGCATCACGATCGACACGCAGGTTCAGACAGAGGGCTCTACCCAAGAAGGACCAGGGACCAGTGTTGTTGGTAGCGCAACCTCTAGTCAAACGCAGGCAAACTGGTGTTGCTCCATATCTTAG